The nucleotide sequence CAACCTAGTATTTCTCGTCCTTATAGCCCTTCCATTCAATGCCACCAAATTCATAAGAAATGACACATAGCTACTCGTTGTCTTGAGTGTGCCTCATCTTTAGAGCATGAGTAAGAACTTACTAATCAACTTGAGGATGAAAATGAAATAGTTAATTCATTAGATTTTTTTAGAGGAGAAGAAAAGGTTGATGACGATTTTAATTTGGTTGAACAGGTTAACATTGTGAGGTGTGTATTGACAAAAAGCATCCATGATGATGAATAGAAGCACACTAGTATTTTTTAGACATGCATCTGGAGTGGTGAGAGAATTTGCATACTAGTTATTGATGAGTGTAGTACTATGAACATGATTTCTAAGTTTGTAGTTACTTGCCTTAATCTTAAGGTAGAATCATATCTAAAACCATTTAAAGTTACAAGGGTGAATAACACAACCTTACCTGTCACTGAGAGCTGTCTTGTTCCTATTCAATTGGGTGATtacaaaaatgagatttttttgtGATGTTTTACCTATGGATGTTACTCATATTCTTTTAAGTCATCCTTGGTTTTATGACATAGGTGTAGTTTATTATTGGCAAGAAAATACCTATGCCTTCAACTATAAGGTTAAAAAAATCACATTGATCCCTACTAAACCTCTTAGTAGAGGCACCAAGATCAAGCCCAAGAAAATACCACATGTCCCTAGTAAAAACACATTCATTTGATAGATTTTTAGGTATTCGAAAAAGACTATCAAGAAAGTGGATATGAGTTAGCCACCATAGCCAATAAGTCCTCTTTAAGTTCTTCTACGAGTTTGGGGTTTGCTTGTAACAACTCTATTAATAGATCCACTTGGAAAAGTCATTTTAAGATTGTTTGTGATTATTCCCTTTGCACCCTTATTTATCTTGTACCCTTACCCCTATAAACCTAAATTTTCAAGTCTATTAAAAACTTTGCCCAACATATCCATGACTTGCATGTTGAGATTAGAATAAAAATTGTAATAAGCAATGTTGACTATAAACTTGCTACTGTACATCATAGGGCTTAGGAATTTAACGAATGTGACTATGTCATGATTTGTATTTGCCCCGAGCACTTCCTTAAAACATTCTTTCAGAAACTACATGCTTGAGCTAGTGATCTCTTTCTTAACATTCAAAAACTTGGACCTAATGCTTATTTACTCGACTTACctaataatatgaatattagTCAAGTTTTTAATGTGGAAGATTTAATAAGGAAGATTTAATAATTCTTACCGAGGCACATTTGAGCCTTCTCACTTACCTGCCAGTACCAGTGTTCCTACAGGTCATTAGGTTTCTTGTATTCCACACATACAACAACAAATAGATGTGATTGATGTTGTGCTTGACGATGAGATTGTGGCTTCTTATCATGGTGGTGGTTATTGCCATTTTCTTATCAAATGAAAAGATCGACCAGATTCCAATAACACTTGGATTATTAAAAGGGATTTCTAGTCCTAGATCCTAAGCTCTTAGAATGGTATTTATAGTCCAACTCATTGGAGTTGAGTTATTTTCAACAAGGAGAGAGATGAAGATATCATAGAgacaaatattttggaaaataatgcTTTAAACATAAAAGtagatattaatattattttattaatttctttattttagtttgtttcatagtttattttaatttcttttatatccTAGAATTCTAATTAGATTAGGATTGCCTTTATTAGGTTAAATACAAGGAAATTTTTGTTAGACTaggtttatgtttatttgtgataattatgactcaaaatcctaattcatccatcactacaagaaaaacgacatttagcgacgggcatCTTCCCGctgctaaaatttagtgacggcacaaattagtgacgaaatCAGCGACAGAAATTTTCATTgctgattaaaataaaaaaaatatttaaaaaattaaaaattattttggccATGAAAAACTTTCCGTCgctaatacataataaaaaaaattaaacattaaaataaatttgaatcagCGACGAAAAAAGATCTATCACTAATCAGCAACGAAAATAGTTCCGTCgctgatttttatttttttaaaaaaaaataattaatcctaTGGGCAGGCACGTGTGCAAGCCTCTACGCGCCAAGCGATGCCCCCTTAAGCTGCCATGTGTACGACTGGAAATAATCCCCCGACGCAACCTTCTTTACTCCTCCTTAATTTCGATCTCAGGTCCCTCGCGTGAGAACACGCGCGCACGACCATCCGAGCTGCAAGTCTTCTCATTATATATActacatatattaattatatactaaatttagttgtagtcattttaattttattttaaattaaaattttaaatcttttaaatttataaattaatacataaaaaaataaatattataaatttttaactcaactaatgtaccacttaaatgttgtacttaattaatattttaaaattttaaatttcatttaattaaaaattagtttaatacatatttgttattataaattttacaatatcatatcaatttacatattttggtttgtaaataaaatacaaaaaatatgcctactaaagaaatttaatttttatttactttttgtttaatacataattaataaattttatttcttattaattttttattttttagcgatggggttatCCCATCACTAaagtttctaattattaatttatttttcttaattctttagcgacgaggtcacacccatcgctaaaaaattaaataaaaattaaaaattcagtgAAGGGGTCacacccattgctaaaaaatagaaaaaattaaataaaaatttaaaattcagcGACGGGGTCACGCgtgtcgttaaaaaataaataaaaattaaaaatttagtgacggatcacgcccatcgctaaaaaataaaaaaaattaaaaattcaacgaCGGGGTCAAGCCCATcgctgaaaaaattaaataaaaaataaaaaataaaaattttgcaatgGGATAAcctccatcgctaaaaaaaaaaataaaaaattaacaattcagTGACGGGGTCacacctgtcgctaaaaaataaaaaataaataatttttttaattatttagctacaaaatattttgtagctaaatttaaaagtttaataaaaaatattaaaaatatttagtggcaaaatattccgtcgctaaattttaaaaaaaataaaaaatttggcaaCAGAATATCCGTCACTAAGATGTCTCTAATTAGcgctaaatccgtcactaaattatgaattttttgtagtgcacGATTGAGTTTCCTAATTCGACCGCAATTAGAATTTCGAATTTGACTATTATTATgatgatattttacttttgtgtttaggttttgatgataaaaaatagttatatgCATATGGTTATATACTAAATCAAGGTTATGTTTTTCTAACAAAAATTACTTTCAAATACGTTgttgaattagaattaaatcaaatgaactatgattttctgtatacatatatattaaatggaaattagcAACATCTTGTATAAATCTCCTAaatgtttttctaaaaaattagttttgaactGGTTGTTAAAATGAAGTTAAAATTTTTCAAGGCAAGAGACCATCTGTCGATCGATTTTAAGAACCAGTCGACCAATTTGGCATTTGAACCAAATTGTCGACAGATCTCTTATAATTGTCGACCATTAGCCTTAGGGTTATCGACCGACAATAGGCTTACTCATGAAAGTGTGATATTTGCCTTGCATCTATTGATCAGTATCTTTGGATCTGTCTATTACCAAAGTGCTTGTTTCTCTTAGTTTGGAATTTGCCTTGCATCTTTTGACTGATCAGCCTTGAACTGTTGACTGACAGAGGCCTTACTTAAGAGGCTGCCAATAGTTCTTCATAGGCTATTGACCGATTTTCAAATTTGCATTAACTTGTCGACCGATACTTTTGATCTTTCAATCTTTTCTATTACAGAGATTTTCAAAGGCTATTTTAGTCAAGTCTTCAATTTCGGCTATATATTTACCATCAacgataatattttttagattcaTCAACAACCACTATAACTAGAGGTCTTGTGGATCATTCAAGACATCTAAGTGCATCCATTACAACCTCTCAAGTGTTTTTTCTCTCAAGTGCTCaattgtttcatttatttttctagaaaaggCTTTACATTTCATTTGTATAATTTGATTTCAAGCCTTGCATctatttttgagagattttttatatctaagagatttatctcttagaatCTATTATCTGTAAAATCTTTTACATTCCTTAACTTGTTGTTAGAGGGCCTACATGAATTGTAGGAAGTTATATTGCCTAGCTCATTACTAGAGGGTTTGTTTGTCTAAAAAAGAAATTGTATTACCTAGTTTGTTGCTAGAGGAACTATTTGTCATAGTAGAAGGCTCATAGTTCCTAGTTGTTTATACTAGAGGGTCTATTTGGTCTGATTGGAGGTTTTTCATGGATTGCttgaaaattcttagtgagaaaTTAAGGGAGTGGATTAAGTTTGATTTAAATCGAATCattataaatcatttgtgtcCCTCTATTGCTtttattcttagattcatttaTTGTGCCGAGCATTCTCAAACATTGGTGTTAAAATCTCATTTCTAAGTAAagagtttttcaagttcaattaatattttttaaagtaccTAATTCACCCATTTCTTGGGTTGTGATGCCATTGCAATACGATTTTATCATATGATATTGTCAAATTAGattttgattgaaatttatctcatttaaaaaaatatcctcTTGACTTATCtcatttggaaaaatattctcgtgaattttctaattagaatagaattttttgtatacatttatAGGTGATTTTAAGTCTAAAAATAGGTGTCCAATGCCATGAAATTAGTGTAGCTATTCACTTTTGTAGTACTAGTATCcgattaataatattttgttctttctgtacatgatatttttctatttgaattttttacgttaaattttgtgtttattttttgtgtGGCTAATGGTTTGTTCATGGTTTATTTTCGATTCAAATTGGTAACACTAttaattgtctataaataatttttttaaaaaagtattaaaaaatagattttgatgaataatatttaatattaatattaattttgagtaattgagaGTACCCAAAATTATTAGATCAGGATTGCCTTTATTAGGTTAAATACTATGAAATCTTAGTTAAAAAGGAATTTTTGTTAGATTAGATTTGTATCTATTAattgttaataaataattacttaaaaaattattaaaaaatgaatcaaataatattaaatattgatattaattttgagtaaatatgattactctttttctttgtttttttgcgTTGTATATcaataagggtgtgtttgataatatagaaatttcataaaaaatgtctcATCTAaggaattgaatttcatttttgttatttgacatactgtattttttatagaattgaattctatgatataatcattaaaacataatttgactctttttttttttatcatttgacctatttttgttttttttttttcatttttttttattttttttaagaatctGAAAAAATCAGATGCAGAGTGATGACTATTCTCAAGATGGCCAAGGTGGTGGGTGGTAGTGGTGGCAATTCAGTCTGGCTTCCACCTCCATTGGCAAATATCATTTTCAGAGAAGGTACTGTACTTCCACTGCTACTGCTAGATCGATCATTATATTAACATGGAACATGTCCAActttcttctatatatattcTGAAGACCCACCCACCCAgatgtaaatatgtatatatttatgtacaGATACTCTTTATGCACAAAATGAATGAATTTCttttatgtaataataataagcaaTCGCAAGTGCGTACAAATCGATTTTGGTTTGACATGGCCAAGCACTAGGAATGATGACACGTGTCGCCAGCACGGACACGTGGCAAACAAAAACCAGGCATTCAGATTCTGGGCTTGACACGTGCGTGAAAGATCGCCACATGGTATGCACGCATGACGTTACCATCTCTGATTGATGGTCAAGCATTCAAGCCATACTTGCATCAATCTTGAATCAAACCCAGAAACTATCAATCAAAATGCAGGCAACAATGGAGTTTAAGGACAGTAGTGAAAGTCATCGGAGGAGGCTTAGGGACAAGAAGGTGATCGACGTTCTGGCGCCGGACAAGCGGCGGCTGGTGGAGGTGCCGTACACCGCATCCCTTGCTGACACCATGAACGCCCTTGTGGCCAACCGAGTGGGGGCAGTGCCGGTGGCGGCCCCGCCGGGCCACTGGATCGGGGCCGGGGGGTCCATGATCTTGGAGTGCGACAAGCAGACGGGCGCCGTCAGGAAGCACTACATAGGGATAGTCACCATGCTTGACATTCTGGCCCATATCCCTAGCGAGGACGGCGGCGGCGGAATCCTTTCCTATCTTGACCCGAGGATGGTGGTCCCGGTTTCTTCCATCATCGGGCATTCTCTGGAAAGCCTTAGCTTGTGGACACTCAACCCTAATACTAGgtaagtattaattaatttcacgtcgataaaaatatcattattctgAGTTAAAATGAAAGACGGGTTTGTTGATGCAGCGTTGGGGACTGTATGGAAGTGTTCAGCAAAGGAATCCACCGGGCGCTGGTGCCTCTGCACAGCCTCAAGGAAAACGTGGCCGGAGTGGAGCTGGCGGAGTCGGCGTCGACCTATCGGATGCTCACCCAAATGGACTTATTGAGGTTCTTGACGGCGCACGATTCGGAGCTCAAAGCCGTGATGTCGAACAGCGTGGCTCAGCTTGGCGGAGTCACCGATCCCATATTCGCCGTCACAAACAGTGCCACAGTCATCGACACCATCAAGTGCATGAAGGAGACTTCTCTCTACGCCGTCCCAATCGTTGAAGCGTCCGATGATTCCGTAGAAGATCACAGCCAGCTTATAAATGTCAGCTCTCTCCCCCTTTCTTAATTCATAGATGAAgatgcatgtgtgtgtatacatatgcgcgcgagcgagcgagagagagagagagagaggttggaTTAATTTTAAGGAAATTGATGATGATGCAGGGGAAAGGGAGGAAGCTGATGGGGACATTTTCGGCGACGGATTTGAGAGGATGTCCGATGGGTCAGTTGGGGGCGTGGTTGCATGGGAACGTACTGGAGTTCACGGAGATGCTAAATGGGAGTTCGGAAACGGGGGAGGGGGCGACGCCAAGGGAGATGGTGACGTGCCGGGGAGAGTCGGCGGTGGAGGAGGTGGTGGAGAAGGCGTTGAGCAAGCACGTGCACCGCGTGTGGGTAGTGGAAGAGGGAGGCTGGCTGGACGGCGTCGTTTCCCTCACAGACGTGATTAGGGCATGCAGGATCCATCTTCTTTCAGAATCCtagaatttattaatttgtgtggCTTTGTATCTTGCCTCGAGGGATTTCGATACTTCTTTTGTTGATAAAAGTCAAGGAAAtgctctctctcttccttttgtttttcttttaagagttctataaaatttttgaaaaatactacTTTGTGCGACTTGTGCAAATAATTGAATTACTGAGAAGATGACTGAATgtatcaaatgataaaaatactcaCTTAATTTGTCGTCGTCACCTCTAGAGAAAGTCCCAGGCTTTATCCTAAATGAAAGATGAAGCCTGAGCTTGCTTTATGAAGCAAGCCCAATTGGATTTCATGAAGTTTGGGCTTTTCCATTTGTGACGCTTGATAATCAATAatgaaattcaatttatgaaatttaatcgGACTTGTTAATCCGTCGATACATGTAAATGGTCTAAAAATTATTAGTAATATTGTACTGTATTGTACATCTTCTTGATGAGTCCGAAAATGGACAACATATATATTCCATGTAATTGTGAAACCTTATTAGCCAACCACAGGTCATTCTTTTGCATAAACCCTAGAGAGGTCTAAAACCGGCTGTATGATAAAAGGGTGTTGGAGCATAGGAAGGATGACTTCTATACGACCCTTTCagacatatttttaaattatgatattttatctaaaattataaGTACCATGCATTTAATTGAccataaagaaatttttttcgaaACATGCCTATTCATGTACCAAAAGATAAACtattataagtaataatttataCTGATGCGTCATAAGATAAAAgtttattaagataaaaaaaagtttaaaagtttaaaagtcTAAAAGTATTATTTTGGGCTAGGCTAAAAATGATATCTGGTAGACTAAATGTCTCTCAAATATGCAAAATGTTTATTGGAGATCGAAAAAAGTCGGGGACATGATCTATTAGAGGTGTTCACAGTACAGTTTAACCGatttaaatctttttcaataCGACAAATCAtatgtatgatttttttattatttcaaatcgCACAATCTGATGTAGTCTTCATAAATCGCATAACAAAATACGGTGCAGTTTCTATAGTTTGTTCAAGTGGGCTTTTTTATTAGACTTGGTAGATTAACAAATTGGGCGTAcagattttttttgttaatcattttaatataatttgagtttttcgttttaaaattaacttttttgcaagttaaaaaaaaagaaaaagaaaagagaaactaTACTAGTAAATAGTTTAAACAAACTATAACTATTAAAGTCTAAATACCAAGTATAATCAACTTATTACTAATTACTAAAGTTTAAACACCAAGCATTTAAAATCATGGAGTTCAAAGTAAAATAAGTTACAATCTAAAATTTGTTAAGActttagggttttattttttttaatttttatattgttaGACTAGTTGGgaaatttagttaaaaatcgaaattatttttatcaaattgcaAATCGCATGATTTATGGATTTATCAAACCATCTCAAATCATTCCCCTAAAAAAACTATGCGGTGCAATGTAGTGCAATTAGTTTTCATGGTTTAGTGGTTTTTCTGAACACCCTTATGGTCTACCAGAGACCGAAAGAAACCAAGAGACCATTTCAACCTCTAGAGATAGGTCCCTAAAAACTCTTAGGGAGCGTTTGGtacaagaaaaattttaagatttctgGAAATATTAGGTTGGGAATCTATATTCTTatgtttggtataatttttttataaaaagaattatgGGAAATAGGATTcccgagaatgatttttaaacaactttcccacaaaaagattttcatagGGGGGTTGAGAATCCAAGTTTTCCGTGGactcgaaaatatttttaacaaagaaaaagactaaaacaccctttacccttttataaccccatacaaacatattatatatatgtaatatattatatattaaatataaaaatatatattataatatatttatattatttattataaaatattatatatattaaagtaaatattcatagaaatatatatattatatatatacacatgcatatatatatatatacataatgtgtaagaaaatgatatttttttaactttctaaAGATGTTGTGagtcccaatattttatatagtggaaggaatttatcatttttaaataaaaattaaataaggataatttaaaaaaaaaatgaatttccaagaatgttacatttaaaccaaacataagaaTGTAAAATTCTCAGAAAAGAATATCCAACATTCCTGAGAATGTTTAAACCTAACCAaacataaaattacataaatcatGGGAATCAAAGATTTTCAAGAGCATTCCCAAAAATCATGAATcccaagaatttaaaaatttttcccGTATCAAACGCCCCCTTATAGTCTTCTAGAGATTAtaaccaagctctaggagacTATAACATCCTGGAGCTTGTCCTATAAagtttcccattttttttttttagggggggggagggggggaaggTCTtgaataaaacacaaaatagtTTCCCTCTAGAGATAGGTCCCGGAGTTTGTCCTATAAAGTTTCCCTCCAAGAGTTTTGTGAAAAGATAgacattattcataaaaattataattctagtGGATCTTAAAATACCAAGGATACTTATCACAAAACCCCATGCTCTTTTACAAATAGATGAGCTCTCATTCCAAAAATGGTAGTCCTCTGATACTGATTTCAATATTACATTCAAGTTTTCAATGAAGTTAATTGTTtaacttaagtatcaaaatatttGTGCGGAACTGTTCTACACCTTTTAATCGTTCATTTTCTTGCAAAGTCTAAGTGGTTTAATGACGACGTTTTCagtaaataaattcattgttgtgttCAAACAACAACAATTGGTGTCGTTTGtggaaaatattcaaaaagccTAAGAAAACTAAAATGGTTCGCACAAGATCTCAATTCATGAGTAATAGACATGACGAAAAAGATCCTAATGTTGATAACCCTCCTAAACATATACAACAATTGACGTCGTCTATGAGAAACGTTCAAAAAACCTAAGGAAACTAAAATGGTTCGCATAAGATCTCAAATCATGGGTAACCGACATGACAAAGAGGGTCGTAATGTTGATAACCTTCCTAATCCTATACAA is from Diospyros lotus cultivar Yz01 chromosome 2, ASM1463336v1, whole genome shotgun sequence and encodes:
- the LOC127795671 gene encoding SNF1-related protein kinase regulatory subunit gamma-like PV42a, producing MQATMEFKDSSESHRRRLRDKKVIDVLAPDKRRLVEVPYTASLADTMNALVANRVGAVPVAAPPGHWIGAGGSMILECDKQTGAVRKHYIGIVTMLDILAHIPSEDGGGGILSYLDPRMVVPVSSIIGHSLESLSLWTLNPNTSVGDCMEVFSKGIHRALVPLHSLKENVAGVELAESASTYRMLTQMDLLRFLTAHDSELKAVMSNSVAQLGGVTDPIFAVTNSATVIDTIKCMKETSLYAVPIVEASDDSVEDHSQLINGKGRKLMGTFSATDLRGCPMGQLGAWLHGNVLEFTEMLNGSSETGEGATPREMVTCRGESAVEEVVEKALSKHVHRVWVVEEGGWLDGVVSLTDVIRACRIHLLSES